DNA sequence from the Dryobates pubescens isolate bDryPub1 chromosome 8, bDryPub1.pri, whole genome shotgun sequence genome:
ACCACAGATGTGAAAGTACAATGCTTTAGTAGAGCAATGGACAATAATACTATTTACATGTAAGTTGGCTTCAGCCACATGTGCATTTTCATTGACCTTGTACTGATTAGTTGGCATTGTAGCTCCATCAGTGTTGCTGATGCCAGGAAGTGGGACTGGTATCTGACATATGGTTTTATTTTAACAGGACACTGAATTTCTCCATGCACATGCTTATTtctttgggggggtgggatagggatgggggggttgggaggaaAAGCCACCAGCATGTTTTCATGCCCATTCTGATCTTTTCAATGACATGCTTCATGACTAAAGTACCAaggagcttctgcagcagaaGCGACATCTTGTTCCAGGTCTCGGTAGCAACTCCAATAACCCAGCTGCCTTGTATCATTGTGGTATGCATCTTTAGCATTGCAGAGCTTTGTGACTGATAGCAGCAGGAATTGCAAAGCCAACCAGACTAATTTTCACGTAGATCTACAACAGTTTTTCATTTGCTTAAAAACAGCAGTCTGGGTCATCACAATGTATTTCAAGAGTTTAATCCATTGAGTAACATTTGCATTTGCCACCATTCCTCAATAGGTAACCGTCATCTTCACATACCAGGGTCGTTGTTCTGTGTGCCCATTTGCAGATGCAGTGGCTATTCCCCAGCCTGTATGACAGAGAGGTTTCACACAAACATCCAGTTGTTTGATGTGAATTCTATCTACTGAAAGTTTGCTGTTACCTAATGGGCTGTGAGAGTTGAAGCACAACATTTCATATACTTACAGGTCTCTGTTGCACTGCTGTGTCAGCCATACATAAACATCTTAATAATactgaaaaacagagagagtCCTCTCTTTTGTGAATTTTGGCAGCCTGTAGTGCTGAAATTGGAACTCTGGGTTTCTTACTGCAGCCAAGGTGGAGGTGTGATCTTAGCTGATGAACCTTGTGTCAGTCTATATGCAGCCACAGATTAGTTACTGATCTGCTACAGCAGCCATATATGCATCAGCCCAGTCGCCTCAGTGGCTGTACTGTCTCAGTGACCTGAACAACTTGTGTACCGTAGGAGCTGCTTTATATGTTCATGACTTCCTTTTACCTGTTCTTCAAAAATTCAGGCAGTAATGGATTCCTGTTCACCTTCAGGCATCACCACTTGCTCTTTATACCTACGTGTAATGGTGTGTGGTGTCAGAGCATCCCTCTGAGATGTTTTCTTCTAGCTAGATAGAATTGTGTCTGCAGTTCAATGTCAGTGAGCCCTTGGAAATCTCAGTTTGCATGGTGGATAAAGGCAAATGATCATATTCTTCCATTGATGCAGATACTGAATTATGCTGGCAGCTCAGAATCAGTGACTTAACTTCTTTTTTGAAGTTGCTGTTTAGGAAACCATAGATAACAGGGTTGACACAGGTAGAAGCCATAGCTACAAGGTGACACAATGAGAAAATCAGATTATGGTGGCAAGGCGAAATGATTTTGTAATTCCAGTCCACAATGGTATTGAAAACATGCAGTGGTAGCCAgcaaacagcaaaagcagcaaccaTGGATGCTAACAAAATATTTATCCTTCTCAGCTGAACTGCTCGGCTGCTGTATTCGCTCTTCTCAAACATGTCCTTTCTCTTCTGTAGGCGTAAGTAGATACGCAGGTAGCAAAGTATAATGAAGAACAGTGGGATGCAATATTGCAAGAGCAGCAAAGTGGTAGTGTAGATCAGCCTGTGTTGCTCTGAAGGCCATGAGTCAATGCATATGGCCTTATCAGTGGAAAAATTCATAATGTGGGAGAGCTGCTCATACAGATCATTAGACAAAATGGATGTGGTCAAAAAGGGCAGGGACATGAGACATGCTAAAATCCAAATTACTCCGATTCCCAGATAGGCTTGGGAGATACTTGGCCTCCAGCCAGTTGGATTTATGATAAGCTGGTGTCTTTCGAGAGCAATAAGAACAAGGGAAAGAATTGACACTGTCACAGATGTGCACTGAGTGAAAGAGGTCATTTTGCACATAACTTCCCCAAACATCCAGTAGTCCATCATGGTGTAAATGACAGTAAAAGGCAGACAGACAAGACACATAAACAAGTCTGAAATTATTAAGTTGGAAATTAGGATATTGGTTACATTAGCCTTTTCCTTCTGCCTGGCTATGACAGCAATAAGACAGATGTTTCCAACAATGCCTAGGACAGTCTCCAAGCTGTAAGAGGTGGTTAGAAAGACAGTAAGGTCAGTGATGTTCCTGCACTGATTAGAAATGTGCACAGGGAAGCTTCGGTTTGAACTCCAGTTCTTACTGGTGAGGAAATTAAAACCATCATTAACAGCCCTTGACTTATTCATCCTGAACTCCAAATTATTTATCCAAAAAAGTGGTAGTCAAACAGAGTTGGGTCTTCAGAAGgcagccttaaaaaaaaaaaaaaaggttttatcTGCTGGCTGTGGAAGATCTGGGTACATCTgcaaaggaagggggaaaaaatattgttTAGTTATGCTGAGAAATCAGTCAAAACCCTTTGCTAAACTGTGGTATGGAAGGCAATGCAACTCTATTGAATTATGATGGTGTTTATTCGTTGTAAGGTTGTCCCACGAATTTAAGAACATCTTAACTCAATGCAGTATCTTGAACATCACTAATGTGGTAGAGTGATCTTTCCAGAAAGCTGGATAAAAACATATTTAGGGGTAAAGATTCTGTGTAATTCTGGTTTTGCAGGATTCTGATGCAAAACTGCGGAGAAGacatgctgcagggctgcatttACCTTCAACTGAGCTAAACACCAATGTGAAAAGTAAGGCATATTAGGTGCATAAAGCTAACACTGAAGTATCTTACGTGAGTTAATATGTGAAATGCATTTGTGACTGCAGCCAGAACCTATATTTTCTTGAGGCAATCACCATGCAAAAATTCAGGCTCATATCCTCAGGAAGGGATAACATGAGGTAATTCTGAAAAAGTCTAAAATAATTCAAAATCATTTAAACATTTTTCAATGTCTGTATGGATGTGATAGGTCATGGGAACTTCTGTCCAAATTTCCTTCTTCCCTATTCTGGATGAACTCCAGTCCCAGTGAAGCATGGATGTTTCCCTCTGGGTGACTAATGCAGCCATCACAGGATTTATCAGAAATATAGTCTGGTCTCCTGATTTTGACTTTAACAGTGGGAGATTTTGACAATCTCTCTTAATTCCTTGTGAGAAGCTTCTTGTTGATATTGATTCCCACTGGGCATAATTTTGCTTTATTTAACCAAGATAATTTAAACATTGAAATAGTATGTGGTATCCTCTGGATGCACAGGCAGATAGCTCTGCTcctcaactactgctgcaagcCCTGAACTGGGATTTTCAAAGATGTCTCAGCTGAAGTCATGGCGTTAATGGAGCTGCACAGTTTTGGAAATCTCAGCCACAGGACTGCCTGTACTCTACCAGATGGCTCCTAGGAGGCTGTGGTCTTCAATAGCAGAGCTTTATAATCCTGACCCTGAAGTCCAAATCCTCTATGTCCAGGaagcaaaggggggaaaaaacaatctGACTCTGCTGGGAGTTCTCCTCAGGCCAGAGGCAGTTTCATGCCGTACAAATGCTTGCAATGTGGAAAGTAAATAAATACTCAGGGAATGATAGTATTTACCCATTGCATGACCCTTTCCTCAGCCATAAAATGCCACTCAAAAATGTTTGTGGGGTCATGAAAAACTTTGGAGCATTAGAAAATAGAAGTGGTCAAATTATGAATATATAACTAAAATGGTATAGTGAGCTCATTGCTTTATTTGAGTAGCAGTTACTGCTGAGCAACTGCGTGAATGGGGTAACCACTACTGtgcaaaaagaaaagcactCCCCATCCCACAGTTTTTTGTTTGCCTTGTCTTTCTCTTCATGGCTTGTATTGTATGCTTCTAGAGATGTTGTCTCTCAGGAACTAATGAAAGCAGTAGTATACAGTAAATGTTTTGGGATCATTCTTCTTGATCAGCAAAAATCAGTACAGCCAATTCTTTTGTTGCTTTGGTAGGCATGCTGATTGTCTGTATCTATCTATATTTATTTGTCATCTAGCTGTATCTATCTGTCTGAGACAGTCAAGACAGTCACACAAACAAAATGTAGTATCTTTTTCCTATTGTCCTTTCATATCCTCAGTAGTTTAAAGAAGATggccaaaaaaacccttcaaaATCATGGACACACATATGTATGACTCTTTCTGTCTGCTCACTTTTGTGTTGTAACTCAACCTGAGTGAATAGATCGATTTATTTTCTTGAACTATAAGTAGAAGCAATGGCAATATATGGATTGCATGTTCATATATGGGTAGGGTATGGTGGTCTAATTCAGTGTGACAGTGGATATAGAACAAAGAACCATCACCCAGACCCTTAGCTTTGAATGACTGCTATTGTGTGGAGATGCTGcaaacagaacaaagcaaagAGATCAGCAGCTTGCAGTATTATTTTATACCAAAGGACCTCAGTCTTGGCATTTGGACAGGAAAAACAGACTTCACTGTAAATAAACATAAGAGCTTTTTACTATAGTCCCAGCCTAATGTCCTTAGCTACAGTATCCTCAACAGCTTGAAAAATGTCTGCTGAGTT
Encoded proteins:
- the LOC104297708 gene encoding neuropeptide Y receptor type 4-2, whose protein sequence is MNKSRAVNDGFNFLTSKNWSSNRSFPVHISNQCRNITDLTVFLTTSYSLETVLGIVGNICLIAVIARQKEKANVTNILISNLIISDLFMCLVCLPFTVIYTMMDYWMFGEVMCKMTSFTQCTSVTVSILSLVLIALERHQLIINPTGWRPSISQAYLGIGVIWILACLMSLPFLTTSILSNDLYEQLSHIMNFSTDKAICIDSWPSEQHRLIYTTTLLLLQYCIPLFFIILCYLRIYLRLQKRKDMFEKSEYSSRAVQLRRINILLASMVAAFAVCWLPLHVFNTIVDWNYKIISPCHHNLIFSLCHLVAMASTCVNPVIYGFLNSNFKKEVKSLILSCQHNSVSASMEEYDHLPLSTMQTEISKGSLTLNCRHNSI